A stretch of the Clavibacter sp. B3I6 genome encodes the following:
- a CDS encoding type IIA DNA topoisomerase subunit B, translating into MAASDYSARHLSVLEGLEAVRKRPGMYIGSTDSRGLMHCLWEIIDNSVDEALGGHGDRIDVRLHPDGSVEVRDTARGVPVDIEPKTGLSGVEVVFTKLHAGGKFGSGSYASSGGLHGVGASVVNALSERLDVEVDRDGRTHAMSFRRGEPGVFDDEGGASPDAPFRPFTSGSELRVVGKVRKGVTGTRIRYWADRQIFTRGASFLTEELLGRARQTAFLVPGLSIDIEDLRGEQPVRESFRFDGGIAEFVDHLAVDAPLTDTWRLEGSGTFTETVPVLTDGGAMVPTELTRTCAVDIALRWGTGYDTRFKSFVNIIATPKGGTHQAGFEAGLLKFVRAQVEANARKLKVGTDKLEKDDVLAGLTAVLTVRFPEPQFEGQTKEVLGTPAVRAIVSQVVQKAMGERFESTRREDKAQTAVLLEKVVGEMKSRISARTHKETQRRKNALESSSLPAKLVDCRSNDVANSELFIVEGDSALGTAKLARDSEYQALLPIRGKILNVQKASLPDMLSNAECASIIQVLGAGSGRTFDLSAARYGKIIIMSDADVDGAHIRTLLLTLLFRYMRPMIDEGRVFAAVPPLHRVVVMNPGSKPNDVIYTYSERELAAVLAQAKRQGKRYQDPIQRYKGLGEMDADQLATTTMDRRNRTLRRVRVDDAEAATRMFELLMGNDVAPRKEFIIDGAGSVRDRIDV; encoded by the coding sequence GTGGCAGCATCCGATTATTCCGCCCGCCATCTCTCCGTCCTCGAGGGCCTCGAGGCGGTGCGCAAGCGGCCCGGGATGTACATCGGGTCGACCGACTCCCGCGGGCTCATGCACTGCCTCTGGGAGATCATCGACAACAGCGTGGACGAGGCGCTCGGCGGCCACGGCGACCGCATCGACGTCCGCCTGCACCCGGACGGCAGCGTCGAGGTGCGCGACACCGCGCGCGGCGTCCCCGTGGACATCGAGCCCAAGACGGGCCTCTCCGGCGTCGAGGTCGTGTTCACCAAGCTGCACGCCGGCGGCAAGTTCGGATCCGGCTCCTACGCCTCCTCCGGCGGGCTGCACGGCGTGGGCGCCTCCGTCGTCAACGCGCTGTCGGAGCGCCTGGACGTCGAGGTCGACCGCGACGGCCGCACGCACGCCATGAGCTTCCGCCGCGGCGAGCCGGGCGTCTTCGACGACGAGGGCGGGGCGAGCCCCGATGCCCCCTTCCGCCCGTTCACCTCGGGCAGCGAGCTGCGCGTCGTCGGCAAGGTGCGCAAGGGCGTCACCGGCACCCGCATCCGCTACTGGGCCGACCGGCAGATCTTCACGCGCGGCGCCTCCTTCCTCACCGAGGAGCTGCTCGGCCGGGCGCGGCAGACCGCGTTCCTCGTGCCCGGCCTGAGCATCGACATCGAGGACCTCCGCGGCGAGCAGCCCGTGCGGGAGTCGTTCCGCTTCGACGGGGGCATCGCCGAGTTCGTCGACCACCTCGCCGTCGACGCGCCCCTCACGGACACCTGGCGCCTCGAGGGATCCGGCACGTTCACCGAGACCGTGCCCGTGCTCACCGACGGCGGCGCGATGGTGCCGACGGAGCTCACGCGCACGTGCGCCGTCGACATCGCCCTGCGCTGGGGGACGGGATACGACACGCGCTTCAAGTCGTTCGTCAACATCATCGCGACCCCCAAGGGTGGCACCCACCAGGCCGGCTTCGAGGCGGGCCTCCTCAAGTTCGTGCGCGCACAGGTCGAGGCCAACGCCCGCAAGCTCAAGGTCGGCACCGACAAGCTGGAGAAGGACGACGTCCTGGCCGGCCTCACGGCCGTGCTCACGGTGCGCTTCCCCGAGCCGCAGTTCGAGGGGCAGACCAAGGAGGTGCTCGGCACGCCGGCCGTCCGCGCGATCGTGTCGCAGGTCGTGCAGAAGGCGATGGGGGAGCGCTTCGAGTCGACCCGGCGCGAGGACAAGGCGCAGACCGCCGTGCTCCTCGAGAAGGTCGTCGGGGAGATGAAGTCGCGGATCTCCGCGCGCACGCACAAGGAGACGCAGCGTCGGAAGAACGCGCTGGAGAGCTCGTCGCTGCCGGCGAAGCTCGTCGACTGCCGGTCCAACGACGTCGCCAACAGCGAGCTGTTCATCGTCGAGGGCGACTCCGCGCTCGGCACGGCCAAGCTGGCGCGCGACAGCGAGTACCAGGCGCTGCTGCCCATCCGCGGCAAGATCCTCAACGTGCAGAAGGCGTCCCTGCCCGACATGCTCTCGAACGCCGAGTGCGCCTCGATCATCCAGGTGCTGGGCGCAGGGTCCGGCCGGACGTTCGACCTCTCGGCGGCGCGCTACGGGAAGATCATCATCATGAGCGACGCCGACGTCGACGGCGCCCACATCCGCACGCTGCTGCTCACGCTCCTCTTCCGCTACATGCGGCCGATGATCGACGAGGGACGCGTGTTCGCCGCGGTGCCGCCGTTGCACCGCGTCGTGGTGATGAACCCGGGCTCGAAGCCCAACGACGTCATCTACACGTACTCGGAGCGCGAGCTCGCGGCCGTGCTGGCGCAGGCGAAGCGGCAGGGCAAGCGCTACCAGGATCCGATCCAGCGCTACAAGGGACTCGGGGAGATGGACGCGGACCAGCTCGCCACGACGACCATGGACCGCCGGAACCGCACGCTCCGCCGGGTGCGGGTCGATGACGCCGAGGCGGCCACCCGCATGTTCGAGCTGCTCATGGGCAACGACGTGGCGCCGCGCAAGGAGTTCATCATCGACGGCGCGGGCAGCGTGCGGGACCGCATCGACGTCTGA
- a CDS encoding type 1 glutamine amidotransferase, with protein sequence MSDALRILHLYPEELGINGDRGNVTVLVERSRIRGIRTEVVRHAPGDGHPGDADLVIIGSGPLTAQRAVLPDLVAHAPHLVALQQAGVPLLAVGGGLQLLGESVRLVDGGELVGAGVLPVRTTLTAERRVGDLVLDTPEGEIVGYENHGSTLEIGGHRPLGSVRAGFGNGGQGGGEGVRVGASIGTHLGGPVLALNPRLADELLAASLARRDRALPADISGTLDRLDGWAREARATVMARPAHY encoded by the coding sequence GTGAGCGACGCCCTGCGCATCCTGCACCTGTATCCCGAGGAGCTCGGCATCAACGGCGACCGCGGCAACGTGACCGTCCTCGTCGAGCGCTCCCGGATCCGCGGCATCCGCACCGAGGTCGTGCGCCACGCGCCGGGCGACGGGCACCCGGGCGATGCCGACCTCGTCATCATCGGCTCCGGCCCGCTCACGGCCCAGCGCGCCGTCCTGCCCGACCTCGTCGCGCACGCCCCGCACCTGGTGGCCCTGCAGCAGGCGGGCGTCCCGCTGCTCGCGGTGGGCGGCGGGCTCCAGCTCCTCGGGGAGTCCGTGCGGCTCGTCGACGGCGGCGAGCTCGTGGGCGCCGGCGTGCTCCCCGTCCGGACGACGCTCACGGCCGAGCGCCGCGTGGGCGACCTGGTGCTGGACACGCCCGAGGGCGAGATCGTGGGCTACGAGAACCACGGGTCGACGCTCGAGATCGGCGGGCATCGTCCGCTCGGATCCGTCCGCGCCGGCTTCGGCAACGGCGGGCAGGGCGGGGGCGAGGGCGTCCGCGTCGGCGCCTCCATCGGCACCCACCTCGGCGGCCCCGTGCTCGCGCTCAACCCGCGGCTCGCGGACGAACTGCTCGCCGCTTCGCTCGCGCGCCGCGACCGGGCGCTGCCCGCCGACATCTCGGGGACGCTCGACCGGCTCGACGGCTGGGCCCGCGAGGCGCGCGCCACCGTCATGGCGCGCCCCGCGCACTACTGA
- a CDS encoding MurT ligase domain-containing protein, whose product MPLRLAVAAGRAARWAARLRGGGSAVPGVVALRLEPRFLERTIADLPHGVVAVTGSNGKSTTTHMLTAVLRAHGLRVFTNPSGGNLPQGIASAVLADADASGRIDADVAVLEIDEAYGVALSALLTPRTVLLLNIQIDQLNRFHEPDRVVGMLERIAATATEAVVANRDDAHVNAIAAQTARVGRAAVDWFGVSEELLGDSKHGLASAPRFGSEAPELVQAAAEVEAVALTGRDAVFRLASGDLAVALPSRGLHYAVDAAGALATARRVLGERFDPAVAAQGLGSVAAVYGRGEMLRAGDEDIEIIMMKNPASLQMNLDALGDPPEQVLLAVDDGTPDPSWIYDTDLSALTHADVVSGTKGYQLAVRFGYEGLDVGCVEPDLRRAVQAFLALEKPSRGVKTMIVNYEQMMAIRRILGYTDLEGGPA is encoded by the coding sequence GTGCCCCTGCGCCTCGCCGTCGCCGCCGGACGGGCCGCCCGCTGGGCAGCCCGCCTCCGCGGCGGCGGATCCGCCGTGCCCGGCGTCGTCGCCCTCCGCCTCGAGCCGCGCTTCCTCGAGCGCACGATCGCCGACCTCCCGCACGGTGTGGTCGCCGTCACCGGTTCCAACGGCAAGTCGACGACCACCCACATGCTCACCGCCGTCCTCCGGGCGCACGGGCTCCGCGTGTTCACGAACCCCTCGGGCGGGAACCTGCCCCAGGGGATCGCCTCCGCTGTCCTGGCCGACGCCGACGCGTCGGGTCGCATCGACGCCGACGTCGCCGTGCTCGAGATCGACGAGGCGTACGGCGTCGCGCTGTCCGCGCTCCTGACGCCGCGGACGGTGCTGCTCCTCAACATCCAGATCGACCAGCTCAACCGCTTCCACGAGCCCGACCGGGTCGTGGGCATGCTCGAGCGCATCGCCGCCACGGCCACGGAGGCGGTCGTCGCCAACCGCGACGACGCGCACGTCAACGCCATCGCCGCGCAGACAGCCCGGGTCGGCCGTGCGGCCGTCGACTGGTTCGGCGTGTCCGAGGAGCTCCTCGGCGACAGCAAGCACGGGCTCGCGTCCGCGCCGCGCTTCGGGTCCGAGGCACCGGAGCTCGTGCAGGCGGCGGCCGAGGTCGAGGCCGTCGCGCTCACCGGGCGCGACGCCGTCTTCCGCCTCGCGTCCGGGGACCTCGCCGTGGCCCTGCCGTCGCGCGGCCTCCACTACGCGGTCGACGCCGCCGGCGCGCTCGCCACCGCGCGTCGTGTGCTGGGGGAGCGGTTCGACCCGGCCGTCGCCGCGCAGGGCCTCGGCTCGGTCGCGGCCGTCTACGGGCGCGGCGAGATGCTGCGCGCGGGCGACGAGGACATCGAGATCATCATGATGAAGAACCCGGCGAGCCTGCAGATGAACCTCGACGCGCTGGGCGACCCGCCGGAGCAGGTGCTGCTGGCGGTCGACGACGGCACGCCGGACCCCTCGTGGATCTACGACACCGACCTCTCGGCGCTCACGCACGCCGACGTCGTCTCCGGCACCAAGGGGTACCAGCTCGCGGTGCGCTTCGGGTACGAGGGGCTGGACGTGGGCTGCGTCGAGCCCGACCTGCGCCGCGCCGTCCAGGCGTTCCTCGCACTCGAGAAGCCGTCCCGCGGGGTGAAGACCATGATCGTCAACTACGAGCAGATGATGGCGATCCGCCGCATCCTCGGCTACACGGACCTCGAGGGAGGACCCGCGTGA
- a CDS encoding RNA polymerase sigma factor, with product MATPSTPSATLDAAAATGTADDAATGEAKAPAKRAPARTRAAATTTAAKTATTKPAAAKAPTKAAAAKAAAAEADAPAETETPVKAPTARAKAAAAKKAAAASGDAAPAKAPRKTAAKKAAPADGPGEPTDEDAEEVVVPAVEDDTEDEVVEEGAAPKPPVVLEPLPTGAMVLSNKEEDEDVPVYSTTITGATADPVKDYLKQIGKVALLNAAEEVELAMRIEAGLFAEDKLANTPGISRELERELRWVARDGQRAKSHLLGANLRLVVSLAKRYTGRGMQFLDLIQEGNLGLIRAVEKFDYTKGFKFSTYATWWIRQAITRAMADQARTIRIPVHMVEVINKLARVQRQMLQDLGREPTPEELSRELDMTPEKVIEVQKYGREPISLHTPLGEDGDSEFGDLIEDTEAVVPADAVGFTMLQKQLESLLDSLSEREAGVIRMRFGLGDGMPKTLDQIGDTFGVTRERIRQIESKTMAKLRHPSRSQSLRDYLE from the coding sequence ATGGCCACCCCCTCCACCCCGTCCGCCACCCTGGACGCGGCCGCCGCGACCGGCACGGCCGACGACGCCGCGACGGGTGAGGCGAAGGCACCCGCGAAGCGCGCGCCCGCCCGCACCCGCGCGGCCGCCACGACCACCGCGGCGAAGACCGCGACGACGAAGCCGGCCGCCGCCAAGGCGCCGACCAAGGCAGCCGCCGCCAAGGCCGCAGCCGCGGAGGCCGACGCTCCGGCCGAGACGGAGACGCCCGTGAAGGCGCCGACCGCCCGCGCCAAGGCCGCAGCCGCCAAGAAGGCCGCCGCCGCATCCGGCGACGCCGCGCCCGCCAAGGCGCCGCGCAAGACCGCCGCCAAGAAGGCCGCGCCGGCCGACGGCCCGGGCGAGCCCACCGACGAGGACGCGGAGGAGGTCGTGGTCCCCGCCGTCGAGGACGACACCGAGGACGAGGTCGTCGAGGAGGGTGCCGCGCCGAAGCCGCCCGTCGTGCTCGAGCCCCTCCCCACCGGCGCCATGGTGCTGTCGAACAAGGAGGAGGACGAGGACGTCCCCGTCTACTCCACGACCATCACGGGTGCCACCGCCGACCCGGTCAAGGACTACCTCAAGCAGATCGGCAAGGTCGCGCTGCTCAACGCCGCGGAGGAGGTCGAGCTCGCCATGCGCATCGAGGCGGGACTCTTCGCCGAGGACAAGCTGGCGAACACGCCCGGCATCTCGCGTGAGCTCGAGCGGGAGCTCCGCTGGGTCGCGCGCGACGGCCAGCGGGCCAAGAGCCATCTGCTCGGCGCCAACCTCCGCCTCGTGGTGAGCCTCGCCAAGCGCTACACGGGTCGCGGCATGCAGTTCCTCGACCTCATCCAGGAGGGCAACCTCGGCCTCATCCGCGCGGTCGAGAAGTTCGACTACACCAAGGGCTTCAAGTTCTCCACGTACGCCACGTGGTGGATCCGCCAGGCCATCACGCGCGCCATGGCCGACCAGGCCCGCACCATCCGCATCCCGGTGCACATGGTCGAGGTCATCAACAAGCTCGCCCGCGTCCAGCGGCAGATGCTCCAGGACCTGGGCCGCGAGCCCACGCCCGAGGAGCTGTCGCGCGAGCTCGACATGACGCCCGAGAAGGTCATCGAGGTGCAGAAGTACGGCCGCGAGCCCATCTCGCTGCACACGCCCCTCGGCGAGGACGGCGACAGCGAGTTCGGCGACCTGATCGAGGACACCGAGGCGGTCGTCCCGGCCGACGCGGTGGGCTTCACCATGCTGCAGAAGCAGCTCGAGTCGCTCCTCGACTCGCTCTCGGAGCGCGAGGCGGGCGTCATCCGCATGCGCTTCGGCCTGGGTGACGGCATGCCGAAGACGCTCGACCAGATCGGCGACACGTTCGGCGTCACACGCGAGCGCATCCGCCAGATCGAGTCGAAGACCATGGCCAAGCTCCGCCACCCGTCGCGCTCGCAGTCGCTGCGCGACTACCTCGAGTAG
- a CDS encoding nitrate/nitrite transporter: MSTRRARIVLGVAMAAYLSSVLQRGSLGIASVEAGERFHASASLLSTLAVAQLVVYAALQIPVGVLIDRIGPRVLLASGALLMVAGQVTLALSTTLEVAILGRMLVGAGDAMTFVSGLRLINSWFSGPRVPVLSQWFANVGQLGQVLSAIPLSLVLHTAGWTPAFLGSASVAVVALVAVLVAVRDRPAGDARPPRATWGDSMRELGRSLRRPGTQLGFWSHFVTQSSGVVFSLLWGFPFLVGALGYSPALASGLLIVVVASGMVVGPVIGILTGRFPFRRSNLVLGIVAMMGAAWAVLLLWPGVPPLAVVLLVVVAIGIGGPGSQVGLDFARTFNPPRSLGAASGIVNVAGFAASFTMMLLIGIALDVQDGIRVAGGAASDLYAFDSFRVAFAVQYLVVGFGTVMLVRTRRRTRRVLADEGIRVGPLWVAYLDRRHRRRA; this comes from the coding sequence ATGAGCACCCGTCGCGCCCGCATCGTCCTCGGCGTCGCGATGGCGGCGTACCTCTCCTCCGTCCTGCAGCGCGGATCGCTCGGGATCGCCTCGGTCGAGGCCGGCGAGCGGTTCCACGCGTCGGCCTCGCTGCTCTCGACGCTGGCCGTCGCGCAGCTCGTCGTGTACGCGGCCCTGCAGATCCCGGTCGGCGTGCTCATCGACCGGATCGGTCCGCGGGTCCTGCTCGCGAGCGGGGCCCTGCTCATGGTCGCCGGGCAGGTCACGCTCGCGCTGTCCACGACGCTCGAGGTCGCGATCCTCGGGCGCATGCTCGTGGGGGCGGGCGACGCCATGACCTTCGTCTCGGGCCTGCGCCTCATCAACTCCTGGTTCTCGGGCCCGCGGGTGCCGGTGCTCTCGCAGTGGTTCGCGAACGTCGGCCAGCTCGGGCAGGTGCTCTCCGCGATCCCGCTCTCCCTCGTGCTCCACACCGCCGGGTGGACCCCCGCCTTCCTGGGCTCCGCGTCGGTGGCGGTGGTCGCCCTCGTGGCCGTCCTGGTCGCCGTGCGCGACCGCCCGGCCGGCGACGCACGGCCGCCGCGCGCGACCTGGGGCGACTCGATGCGCGAGCTCGGCCGGAGCCTCCGTCGCCCCGGGACGCAGCTCGGCTTCTGGTCGCACTTCGTGACGCAGTCCTCCGGCGTCGTGTTCAGCCTCCTGTGGGGCTTCCCCTTCCTCGTCGGGGCGCTGGGCTACAGCCCCGCCCTCGCGTCCGGCCTCCTCATCGTCGTCGTGGCGTCGGGCATGGTCGTGGGACCCGTCATCGGGATCCTCACCGGGCGCTTCCCGTTCCGCCGCTCCAACCTCGTCCTCGGCATCGTCGCCATGATGGGCGCGGCGTGGGCGGTCCTCCTCCTCTGGCCGGGCGTGCCGCCGCTCGCCGTCGTGCTGCTCGTGGTCGTGGCCATCGGCATCGGCGGGCCGGGCTCGCAGGTCGGGCTGGACTTCGCCCGCACCTTCAATCCGCCGCGGAGCCTCGGCGCGGCCTCCGGGATCGTGAACGTGGCCGGTTTCGCGGCCAGCTTCACGATGATGCTGCTGATCGGGATCGCCCTCGACGTGCAGGACGGGATCCGGGTCGCCGGGGGCGCCGCGAGCGACCTCTACGCGTTCGACTCCTTCCGGGTCGCGTTCGCGGTGCAGTACCTCGTGGTGGGGTTCGGCACGGTCATGCTGGTGCGCACGCGGCGTCGGACGCGCCGCGTGCTGGCGGACGAGGGAATACGCGTGGGCCCCCTGTGGGTTGCCTACCTCGACAGACGACATCGCCGCCGCGCGTGA
- a CDS encoding proteasome assembly chaperone family protein produces the protein MADADGLYEIDTDIGEVPTGLPLVAGLTGFSDAGSGVSQVSEYLLSTLSHRDVLRFDTDTLLDYRARRPTIYFDQDHLADYRPARLALYLAHDEIGQPFLLLTGFEPDFRWEAFTAAVLGIVDRYRVSTTTWVHSIPMPVPHTRDINVTVSGNRTELIDALSVWKPHTQVPANALHLVEHRLHDAGHPVAGFVLLVPHYLADTEFPLAAVAALESISAATGLIFPTDRLREEGRDFVGRIDEQVAGNQELARLVTTLEERYDSYMEDTPLKSPLTDEDGALPTADEIAAELEKFLARRRPGDGDLA, from the coding sequence ATGGCTGACGCGGACGGACTGTACGAGATCGACACCGACATCGGCGAGGTCCCGACCGGCCTGCCCCTGGTCGCCGGCCTGACCGGGTTCTCCGACGCGGGGTCCGGCGTCTCACAGGTCAGCGAGTACCTCCTGAGCACGCTGAGCCACCGCGACGTGCTGCGCTTCGACACCGACACGCTGCTCGACTACCGGGCCCGCCGTCCCACGATCTACTTCGACCAGGACCACCTCGCCGACTACCGCCCGGCGCGGCTCGCCCTGTACCTGGCGCACGACGAGATCGGCCAGCCCTTCCTCCTGCTCACCGGCTTCGAGCCCGACTTCCGATGGGAGGCCTTCACCGCCGCCGTCCTCGGGATCGTCGACCGGTACCGCGTCTCGACCACCACCTGGGTGCACAGCATCCCGATGCCCGTGCCGCACACCCGCGACATCAACGTCACCGTCAGCGGCAACCGCACGGAGCTCATCGACGCGCTCAGCGTCTGGAAGCCGCACACGCAGGTGCCCGCCAACGCGCTGCACCTCGTCGAGCACCGCCTCCACGACGCGGGCCACCCCGTCGCCGGCTTCGTGCTCCTCGTCCCGCACTACCTCGCGGACACGGAGTTCCCGCTCGCCGCGGTCGCCGCGCTCGAGAGCATCAGCGCCGCCACCGGGCTGATCTTCCCGACCGACCGGCTGCGGGAGGAGGGCCGCGACTTCGTGGGCCGCATCGACGAGCAGGTCGCCGGCAACCAGGAGCTCGCGCGCCTCGTCACCACGCTCGAGGAGCGCTACGACAGCTACATGGAGGACACCCCGCTCAAGTCGCCGCTCACGGACGAGGACGGCGCGCTGCCGACCGCGGACGAGATCGCGGCGGAGCTGGAGAAGTTCCTCGCCCGTCGCCGTCCCGGCGACGGCGACCTGGCGTGA
- a CDS encoding leucyl aminopeptidase: MTTPLLSVSSDRAIDVEADALVVAVSSEKEGIRVHAPEGLELDAAGLVAVGVTGARDEVVRVAGTGTAARAIALVGLGSAPLDTVALRYAVGTATRQLRGVERVAVAVPVSSLDELTAVLEGAALGAYSFDAYRHDSLAGQKPRASAVTVVAQGDSWTAEDADEAVARATTVADAVGGTKDLVNTPPLDLYPATFVDAVRERATGLPVDVRVWDEEALAADGFGGILGVGQGSTRPPRLVKVAYSPAGATRHLALVGKGITYDTGGISLKPAVPMIGMKYDMTGAATILEVVVAAARLQLPVRLTAWLCIAENMPSGSAIRPDDVLRMRGGTTVEVLNTDAEGRLVMADGIVAASEEHPDAIVDIATLTGAQVVALGERYSAVMGEDALVARLLDAAREQGESMWGMPLPEEMRALLASDVADIANVKPGNPAGGMLVAGVFLKEFVGRTSDADDAPRIPWAHIDIAGPSHNKGGGHGFTGKGPTGVAVRTLLALAAGFSRA, translated from the coding sequence ATGACCACTCCCCTCCTCTCCGTGTCCTCCGACCGCGCCATCGACGTCGAGGCGGACGCGCTCGTCGTCGCCGTCTCCAGCGAGAAGGAGGGCATCCGCGTCCACGCTCCGGAGGGCCTCGAGCTCGACGCCGCGGGCCTGGTCGCGGTGGGGGTGACGGGCGCCCGCGACGAGGTCGTCCGCGTCGCCGGCACGGGGACCGCCGCCCGCGCGATCGCCCTGGTCGGCCTGGGCTCGGCCCCGCTGGACACGGTCGCGCTCCGCTACGCCGTCGGCACCGCCACGCGCCAGCTGCGGGGGGTGGAGCGCGTCGCGGTCGCGGTCCCCGTGTCGTCGCTCGACGAGCTCACCGCCGTGCTCGAGGGCGCCGCGCTCGGGGCGTACTCCTTCGACGCGTACCGCCACGACTCGCTCGCCGGGCAGAAGCCGCGCGCGTCCGCCGTCACCGTCGTCGCGCAGGGCGACTCGTGGACCGCCGAGGACGCCGACGAGGCCGTGGCGCGCGCGACGACCGTGGCGGACGCCGTCGGCGGGACCAAGGACCTCGTCAACACGCCGCCGCTCGACCTGTACCCGGCGACCTTCGTGGACGCCGTCCGCGAGCGCGCCACCGGCCTGCCCGTCGACGTCCGCGTCTGGGACGAGGAGGCCCTCGCGGCGGACGGGTTCGGCGGGATCCTCGGCGTCGGCCAGGGATCCACCCGCCCGCCGCGCCTCGTGAAGGTCGCCTACTCCCCCGCCGGCGCGACGCGCCACCTCGCGCTCGTCGGCAAGGGCATCACCTACGACACCGGCGGCATCTCGCTGAAGCCCGCCGTGCCGATGATCGGCATGAAGTACGACATGACCGGAGCGGCCACCATCCTCGAGGTCGTCGTCGCCGCGGCGCGGCTGCAGCTCCCCGTGCGCCTCACGGCATGGCTCTGCATCGCCGAGAACATGCCGTCGGGATCGGCCATCCGCCCGGACGACGTCCTCCGCATGCGCGGCGGCACGACGGTCGAGGTCCTCAACACGGACGCCGAGGGCCGGCTCGTCATGGCCGACGGCATCGTGGCCGCCAGCGAGGAGCACCCGGACGCGATCGTGGACATCGCGACGCTGACCGGCGCCCAGGTCGTGGCGCTCGGCGAGCGGTACTCCGCGGTCATGGGAGAGGACGCGCTCGTCGCGCGCCTCCTCGACGCGGCTCGCGAGCAGGGCGAGAGCATGTGGGGCATGCCCCTCCCCGAGGAGATGCGCGCGCTCCTCGCCTCCGATGTCGCGGACATCGCGAACGTCAAGCCGGGCAACCCCGCGGGCGGCATGCTCGTGGCCGGCGTCTTCCTCAAGGAGTTCGTGGGTCGCACGAGCGACGCCGACGACGCCCCGCGGATCCCGTGGGCCCACATCGACATCGCCGGGCCGTCCCACAACAAGGGCGGTGGGCACGGCTTCACGGGCAAGGGGCCGACCGGCGTCGCCGTCCGCACGCTCCTGGCCCTGGCCGCCGGTTTTTCGCGCGCGTAG
- the lpdA gene encoding dihydrolipoyl dehydrogenase: MSEQNFDVVVLGGGSGGYAAALRAVQLGKTVGLVEKGKLGGTCLHRGCIPTKALLHSAEVADVSRESEKYGVNVTFDGVDIARVTAYREAIVASKYKGLQGLIKARGITVIEGEGRLTSGTTVQVGDQTITGTSIVLATGSYSRTLPGLEIGGRVITSEQALELDYIPKKVAILGGGVIGVEFASVWRSFGVDVQIIEALPHLVPNEEESISKQFERAFRKRGIAFSLGVRFKSVTQDDQGVQVTLEDGTSYDADILLVAVGRGPATQGLGFEEAGVKTDRGFVLTDERLQTSVPGVYAVGDIVPGLQLAHRGFQQGIFVAEEIAGNKPVVVEDINIPKVTYSDPEVASVGYSEAKAVEKFGADKVSSYEYNLGGNGKSSIIGTAGSVKVVRVQDGPVVGIHMIGARVGELIGEGQLIVNWEAYPEDVANLVHAHPTQNEALGEAHLALAGTPLHAL; the protein is encoded by the coding sequence GTGTCGGAACAGAACTTTGACGTGGTGGTGCTCGGCGGCGGGAGCGGCGGATACGCGGCAGCGCTCCGCGCGGTGCAGCTGGGCAAGACCGTGGGCCTCGTGGAGAAGGGCAAGCTGGGCGGCACGTGCCTCCACCGCGGCTGCATCCCCACCAAGGCCCTCCTGCACTCGGCCGAGGTGGCCGACGTCTCGCGGGAGTCGGAGAAGTACGGCGTCAACGTCACGTTCGACGGGGTCGACATCGCGCGCGTCACGGCGTACCGCGAGGCCATCGTCGCCAGCAAGTACAAGGGCCTCCAGGGCCTCATCAAGGCCCGCGGCATCACCGTCATCGAGGGCGAGGGACGCCTGACCTCCGGCACCACCGTGCAGGTCGGCGACCAGACCATCACCGGCACGAGCATCGTCCTCGCGACCGGCTCCTACTCGCGCACGCTCCCCGGCCTCGAGATCGGCGGGCGCGTCATCACGAGCGAGCAGGCCCTCGAGCTCGACTACATCCCCAAGAAGGTCGCGATCCTCGGCGGCGGCGTCATCGGCGTGGAGTTCGCCTCCGTCTGGCGCTCGTTCGGTGTCGACGTGCAGATCATCGAAGCCCTCCCCCACCTCGTCCCGAACGAGGAGGAGTCGATCAGCAAGCAGTTCGAGCGCGCGTTCCGCAAGCGCGGAATCGCCTTCTCCCTCGGCGTGCGGTTCAAGTCGGTCACGCAGGACGACCAGGGGGTCCAGGTCACCCTCGAGGACGGCACCTCCTACGACGCGGACATCCTCCTCGTCGCCGTCGGTCGCGGTCCGGCCACGCAGGGCCTCGGCTTCGAGGAGGCGGGCGTGAAGACGGACCGCGGCTTCGTGCTGACGGACGAGCGCCTCCAGACCAGCGTCCCCGGCGTCTACGCTGTCGGCGACATCGTCCCCGGGCTGCAGCTCGCTCACCGCGGCTTCCAGCAGGGCATCTTCGTGGCCGAGGAGATCGCGGGCAACAAGCCCGTCGTCGTCGAGGACATCAACATCCCCAAGGTCACCTACTCCGACCCCGAGGTCGCGAGCGTGGGCTACAGCGAGGCCAAGGCCGTCGAGAAGTTCGGCGCCGACAAGGTCTCCAGCTACGAGTACAACCTCGGCGGCAACGGCAAGAGCTCGATCATCGGCACGGCGGGTTCCGTCAAGGTGGTCCGGGTGCAGGACGGCCCCGTCGTCGGCATCCACATGATCGGCGCGCGCGTCGGCGAGCTCATCGGCGAGGGCCAGCTCATCGTGAACTGGGAGGCCTACCCCGAGGACGTCGCCAACCTGGTGCACGCCCACCCCACTCAGAACGAGGCGCTCGGGGAGGCCCACCTGGCCCTCGCCGGGACCCCTCTGCACGCCCTGTAG